In the Podospora bellae-mahoneyi strain CBS 112042 chromosome 4, whole genome shotgun sequence genome, one interval contains:
- a CDS encoding hypothetical protein (EggNog:ENOG503NVPH; COG:E) gives MAPSAIEPVSSSPNNNTPRILVPEKLSPEGLSLLSSSGFIIDNPCPGSLSAADIAARIGSYQALIVRSETKVTAALLAAGSKLKVVARAGVGVDNIDVKAATEQGIIVVNSPSGNILAAAEHTIALLMATARNVPRGDGTLKQGKWERGKLVGVEVGGKTLGVVGLGKVGLKVARVASGGLGMKVLGLDPYASADVAKAAGVTLVGSLEELLPQVDFLTVHTPLLASTLNLLGEEQFGKMKKTARVLNVARGGVYNEEALLKALDEGWIAGAGIDVFTQEPPKEGSVPSRLAQHPKVVSTPHLGASTVEAQENVSIDVCKQVVVILGGGLPTAAVNAPLILPEEYRRLQPFVKLVEKIGSLYTQHYATNAGDKKGGMIGGRRFELVYHGDLASVSNTRPLFAALVKGLVSSISDAGGRDVNIVNATIIAKERGIAIDERHVRDEGSSAPSTYASAVTLRSISTDGASGGEQIIEGYVSGNAVFISKLDKFAANFQPEGTLLILHNYDEPGKIGNVGMVLGRHGINITFMQVAGLNQEARRAVVDGPVNTENGLKEALMILGVGGDVTGELLEELGKAEGILDVSVVRL, from the exons atggccccctccgccatagaacccgtctcctcctcccccaacaacaacaccccccgtATCCTCGTCCCGGAAAAGCTCTCCCCCGAaggcctctccctcctgtCCTCTTCGGGCTTCATAATTGACAACCCTTGCCCCGGGTCCCTCTCCGCAGCGGACATCGCGGCCAGGATCGGGTCGTACCAAGCGCTTATCGTGAGGTCCGAGACGAAAGTCACGGCTGCCCTGCTGGCAGCTGGCTCCAAGCTGAAAGTTGTCGCCAgggctggggtgggggttgacAATATCGATGTCAAGGCCGCAACTGAGCAGGGCATCATCGTTGTCAACTCCCCCAGCGGCAACATCCTTGCCGCGGCCGAGCACACCATTGCTCTTCTCATGGCCACGGCGAGAAACGTCCCCCGCGGAGACGGGACGCTCAAGCAAGGaaagtgggagaggggaaagCTCGTGGGTGTGGAAGTAGGGGGGAAGACGCTCggtgtggttgggttggggaaggtaGGGCTCAAAGTAGCACGTGTTGCGAgcggggggttggggatgaagGTCTTGGGTCTTGATCCGTATGCTTCGGCTGATGTGGCCAAGGCTGCGGGGGTGACGTTGGTGGGGagtttggaggagctgttgcCTCAGGTGGATTTCTTGACTGTTCACACGCCGCTGTTGGCTAGCACGTTGAATctgctgggggaggagcagtttgggaagatgaagaagactgCACGGGTGTTGAATGTGGCGAGGGGTGGGGTGTATAATGAGGAGGCGTTGTTGAAGGCGCTGGATGAGGGTTGGATTGCGGGGGCGGGGATAGATGTTTTCACTCAGGAGCCGCCAAAGGAGGGGAGTGTGCCGTCGAGGTTGGCGCAGCATCCAAAGGTTGTGAGCACGCCGCATTTGGGGGCCAGCACGGTTGAAGCACAGGAGAACGTCTCGATCGATGTGTGTAAGCAGGTGGTTGTAATCCTAGGTGGTGGCCTCCCGACAGCAGCAGTAAACGCCCCGCTGATCTTGCCCGAGGAGTACAGGAGGTTGCAGCCGTTTGTGAAGCT GGTCGAGAAGATTGGCAGTCTCTACACCCAACATTACGCCACCAACGCAGGCGACAAGAAAGGGGGCATGATTGGCGGCCGGCGCTTCGAACTCGTCTACCATGGCGATCTTGCCAGCGTGAGCAACACCCGTCCGCTCTTTGCCGCCCTGGTCAAGGGTCTTGTCAGTTCCATCAGTGACGCCGGTGGACGAGATGTGAATATTGTCAACGCTACAATCATTGCCAAAGAAAGGGGCATCGCCATTGATGAGAGGCATGTTCGTGACGAGGGGTCCTCGGCTCCAAGCACCTACGCCAGTGCTGTCACTCTCAGAAGCATCAGCACAGACGGGGCCAGCGGGGGAGAGCAGATCATTGAGGGCTATGTCAGTGGGAACGCTGTCTTCATCTCCAAGCTGGACAAGTTTGCGGCCAACTTCCAGCCAGAAGGGACGCTGCTGATCTTGCACAACTATGACGAGCCAGGCAAGATTGGGAATGTCGGTATGGTTTTGGGTAGGCATGGGATCAACATCACTTTCATGCAGGTTGCGGGACTGAATCAAGAGGCAAGGcgggctgttgttgatggacCGGTTAATACGGAGAACGGGTTGAAGGAGGCACTCATGATTTTGGGAGTAGGAGGAGACGTGACTGGTGAGCTGCTTGAAGAGCTGGGCAAGGCTGAAGGTATCCTGGATGTAAGTGTGGTGAGATTGTAG
- a CDS encoding hypothetical protein (EggNog:ENOG503PR3S), with translation MCMQKDKVWLECNHRAFFRFEPCARLGHGCFGAGGDHDEVHVQDICADCKRKDPNPAAREAERVRREMELRARRAEEERVAQIKRLQIEARRRAEDAKRKQEEEALKLARRRERERRQLEKQVDNKAAKALESHKRKHEGGEEDEPKAKRQRGRGGGG, from the coding sequence ATGTGCATGCAGAAAGACAAAGTCTGGTTAGAGTGCAATCACCGCGCCTTTTTTCGCTTCGAGCCTTGCGCCAGGCTCGGCCACGGCTGCTTTGGTGCTGGCGGCGACCATGACGAGGTGCACGTGCAAGATATCTGCGCAGACTGCAAGAGAAAAGACCCCAACCCTGCCGCCCGCGAGGCCGAGAGGGTGAGAAGGGAGATGGAGCTGCGCGCTaggagggcggaggaagAGCGTGTTGCGCAGATCAAAAGGCTTCAGATTGAGgctaggaggagggcagaggATGCGAAGAGaaagcaggaggaggaagcgctcaagttggcgaggagaagggagagagaaaggcggcagctggagaagcaggtTGATAATAAGGCTGCGAAAGCTCTGGAGAGCCATAAACGGAAAcatgaagggggggaggaggatgaaccGAAGGCTAAGCgacagagagggaggggtggcggtggatga
- the RGT1 gene encoding Glucose-responsive transcription factor (COG:K; EggNog:ENOG503P0T7), with protein sequence MDVTKPDPDAEGVVMQQSYPSPMVDSADAQYYQLANHRGHDGQMAAHQGGQEVPDGLPNLAAHQEHHEHEEHHDLHELQELQEPPTPQHDSRPQVSADELQLAAQLTQGLTQGMNQMMAPADMATVESEVQEQQPLPQQLGEEHQQHQQQQAEVQAPSVPNLQEQLEASLQNHERELQNQNHNLQNQNHEHELQDHNHELQGHEHELQAHNHELQNHGLQVENVMPHHEQTQTQHHFPQNPPPPPHLPTHLSMEHMPSVHPTYQMPDNTPPRKRSKVSRACDECRRKKIKCDAQSEASEQACSNCRRSSAQCLFSRVPQKRGPSKGRYIKELADRINSIEGKLNSNVAADGLEDTTRRSSSDAFASPVLGDDGRKRPFSSISADPYATAASPNRIPTTYGTEHRPILPYVHPDFRPPNPASANDLALKTMPPLPTFPSGNELGLQSQTADGLMDSISPNGTTDQSHQPDHHQQQQQQQQQQQQLPEIDDATFDKYLESIHPTFPVLASTKARVQSLLWQASFPLQNAFHQAFFAMIRPFSPEVPGGDLMVASRLLSAELAQGGRSPPEDLLTLQGLIMLIIASDCQGVSAGTAKWKNGVFGQAVGLGWAMGLHTRRVPEVEEEGFDPNSDDNVGLRAWWVLVTLDRWDAAGRGRPTFMPNDTVVVLPGLKAVVGEGVWELIRLSHVLGFLIPTISTMRSSLDPFAASASLVMTENYALMAAEMVRLAFPTGAVSTGPVVQMAYWHVQILRQLVGASRVPLRILEACKSQVSLLANSHEVVCPLTHHFLGLVGVALVELGRVKETEGEAGELVGYLLEYRIAASSWNEEVRRGLEGVRRGKGLRRLAELATGDGQGRGEMGRVLGEGYLSFWERSDEEGRVEEAEGHGQQEEQQHHGEVQQPVAPLQEAQQGQQEDVVMHDEPDPGQAQRAQEDEERAAHAAAVAAVAAINSAGLSAAGEAETIPAPVGEGSVSKTEEQQLQSHPQVEGGHQGADIGLGLQMALGVAPPPAAV encoded by the exons ATGGACGTCACAAAACCAGACCCGGATGCCGAGGGTGTCGTCATGCAACAGAGTTATCCCTCGCCTATGGTCGACAGCGCCGATGCCCAGTACTACCAGCTTGCCAACCACCGCGGACACGATGGGCAGATGGCTGCTCATCAAGGGGGGCAGGAGGTGCCGGATGGATTGCCGAACTTGGCGGCGCATCAGGAGCATCATGAGCACGAGGAACATCACGATTTGCATGAGCTTCAAGAGCTGCAGGAGCCACCTACACCGCAGCATGATTCGAGGCCACAGGTCAGCGCGGATGAGCTTCAGCTTGCGGCTCAGTTGACGCAGGGCTTGACGCAGGGGATGAACCAGATGATGGCGCCGGCTGATATGGCGACTGTGGAGAGCGAGGTGCAGGAACAGCAACCGTTGCCGCAGcagctgggggaggagcatcagcagcatcagcagcagcaagcggaGGTGCAAGCTCCATCGGTGCCGAACCTTCAGGAGCAGCTCGAGGCCTCGCTTCAGAATCACGAGCGGGAACTGCAAAACCAAAATCATAATCTTCAGAACCAGAACCATGAGCATGAGCTCCAG GATCACAACCACGAGCTCCAGGGCCATGAACATGAACTCCAGGCTCATAACCATGAGCTGCAGAACCATGGTCTTCAGGTTGAGAATGTGATGCCGCATCATGAGCAGACTCAGACACAGCACCATTTTCCTCAgaatccgccgccgccgccacatCTCCCGACGCATTTGTCTATGGAGCACATGCCCAGTGTGCACCCGACATATCAGATGCCGGATAATACTCCGCCAAGGAAGCGATCCAAGGTATCTCGGGCCTGTGATGAGTGTaggaggaagaagatcaagTGTGATGCGCAGTCGGAAGCGAGTGAACAAGCGTGTTCGAATTGTCGAAGGTCTAGTGCTCAGTGTCTGTTCAGTCGGGTCCCTCAGAAGCGTGGTCCGAGTAAAGG TAGGTACATCAAAGAACTGGCCGACAGGATCAACTCCATCGAAGGGaagctcaacagcaacgTGGCTGCTGACGGGTTGGAAGATACCACCCGCAGGTCATCCTCTGATGCCTTTGCCTCCCCAGTCCTGGGTGACGACGGTCGGAAGCGTCCGTTTTCGAGCATCTCAGCCGATCCCTACGCTACGGCTGCTTCTCCAAATCGTATCCCAACCACATATGGTACCGAACACAGGCCAATATTACCCTATGTTCACCCAGACTTTAGGCCGCCGAATCCAGCCAGCGCGAATGATTTGGCGCTGAAGACTATGCCCCCTTTGCCTACCTTTCCTTCGGGCAACGAGCTAGGTCTACAGTCTCAGACAGCAGATGGGTTGATGGATTCAATATCACCCAATGGAACCACTGATCAAAGTCATCAacctgaccaccaccagcagcagcagcagcagcagcagcagcagcagcaacttcCCGAAATCGATGACGCGACCTTTGATAAATATCTCGAGTCTATTCACCCTACGTTTCCTGTTTTGGCTTCTACAAAGGCTCGTGTACAGTCATTACTCTGGCAAGCGAGTTTTCCATTACAAAATGCCTTCCACCAGGCTTTCTTTGCAATGATACGGCCTTTCTCACCAGAAGTTCCAGGAGGGGATTTGATGGTAGCCAGTCGGCTTCTTTCCGCCGAACTCGCTCAAGGGGGGAGGTCACCGCCAGAGGATTTACTTACGTTGCAGGGGTTAATAATGTTGATTATTGCTTCTGACTGCCAGGGTGTGTCAGCTGGAACTGCAAAATGGAAGAATGGGGTCTTCGGACAAGCGGTTGGTCTGGGATGGGCGATGGGGTTGCATACGAGGCGGGTGccagaggtggaggaggaggggtttgatcCGAACAGTGATGATAATGTTGGGTTGAGGGCGTGGTGGGTGCTGGTTACGTTGGACAGGTGGGatgcggcggggagggggaggccgACGTTTATGCCGAATGACACGGTTGTTGTGTTGCCTGGGTTGAAggcggtggttggggagggggtgtgggagCTTATAA GACTCTCACACGTGCTGGGCTTCTTAATCCCTACGATCTCCACAATGAGAAGCTCTCTCGATCCCTTTGCGGCTTCGGCATCACTCGTCATGACGGAGAACTATGCCCTTATGGCAGCGGAGATGGTGAGGCTGGCGTTTCCAACGGGGGCGGTTAGCACTGGCCCTGTGGTGCAAATGGCCTATTGGCATGTTCAAATCTTACGGCAGCTGGTGGGTGCCTCTCGCGTACCGTTGCGGATTTTGGAGGCGTGTAAGAGCCAGGTATCGCTGCTGGCGAATAGTCACGAGGTTGTTTGTCCTTTGACGCATCACTTTTTGGGACTGGTAGGAGTGGCGCTTGTGGAGCTGGGAAGGGTAAAGGAAACggaaggggaggcaggggagttggtggggtATCTGTTGGAGTATAGGATTGCGGCTTCGAGTTGGAATGAAGAGGTTAGGAGagggttggaaggggtgaggagggggaaggggttgaggcggTTGGCGGAGTTGGCTACGGGGGATGGgcaggggagaggggagatggggagggtgttgggggaagGGTATTTATctttttgggagaggagtgatgaggagggtcGTGTAGAAGAGGCAGAGGGGCATGgtcagcaggaggagcagcagcaccatgGGGAGGTACAGCAGCCCGTGGCCCCACTACAGGAGGCCCAGCAAGGACAGCAGGAGGATGTGGTCATGCATGATGAGCCGGATCCTGGGCAGGCACAACGAGCgcaggaggatgaggagagagCTGctcatgctgctgctgttgcggctgttgctgctaTCAACAGTGCTGGCTtgtctgctgctggcgaggCGGAGACGATTCCTGCTCCGGTTGGGGAAGGTAGTGTGTCTAAGACGGAAGAGCAGCAGTTACAATCTCACCCGCAGGTAGAAGGAGGGCATCAAGGAGCGGATATTGGGTTGGGACTGCAGATGGCGTTGGGGGTggctccaccaccggcggctGTTTAG
- a CDS encoding hypothetical protein (EggNog:ENOG503NZ5T; COG:S): MSDVEIKDQIPAPEQQQEEQEEQEEQQAAPREEATPTPPPAPPSGSDTSPKAKAGAGAEAAAAKKRTASTSTAGVRRPTGTSSATGKPAAGTATRIGTAGGLTRPSTTRTAAGSTVPKRPGTAASSVSHRSQPSQSEDEKKRPTASATRRTSILPGGAADSPGKASRTSTIAGSTAAARKPAAAGTTTASRSASGTVRTTATTGSAPPTTTRTATRPPTTGAVADAKKRLSTVGVSTAGAAPRHAARPSLASGTSATAAAAAAESAKETEELKVKLSSSEAEIAELEAQIASRQAKIDELTEQLSAAQQAKQEAPESAIDQDVLEALKTEHAAVIEELNKKVTETEEQLASVQAELTAKQSELAAAASAKETAEAEIASLKQKLERRQADHEAELKNAKESLSGSEEENTAKLEALRKSLSEQYEANVHALKEKHQEEIQQVKLESAGTQKELVERGNEMLEELREKNKRLDKEVQDEVARLREALVAAEEAGNVIKAEIAGKNEIVVALQTRNSELESELSAVRDGLSKAQSAHAELEKIMAGLKEEAAAKEAAFSKLKEEHAQLTEDHAKLTAAHASQTDHHNEQLKQISQDYEKEIEDLRGDAFFKRKFEELEAKHAELVQAHEQAVAGHAQALEAAKAERDNAINALKAKEEEHQQALDALRASHAEELEGAKSVTRQAQEAGEEEIHSLKESHSKQIEILKEESKASLAKALEDLEAGHAAELDAVRSAGDVSLQTRMEQFEREVEAKHAEQLEQALQEVRAKHAEEVAKLTGDLQAAQAMAEELEAVLKDSEGQRAEAKALIDYREEEMAKLQAKFAELEASVKEIQAKNAELEAKNAESVTKHNLELEAVNARHDSLLAEIKAKYAADSEAQLKGLEKEQQAKADAEAAAEALRAENVKLQQEVDEMGGQLAMEKMEKFTAQAELDAVKNAKQDTSEINGLREQVSFFQARYDADVAKAQEAASKASAEVAALEQELAAVQKDLEEAEKKVEVGKADYKDLHDIFVEHGNSKTALENDKAELEKRLSEVEQRLSEAEQRVSEADKEVAELTAQLKIREAELAEVKTKGEPAKGLAASRFAQPAEENGSNGVPAAEGEPELDNSSAALASIAKAQAGISQLAELDDDIAKSNQRILQSITDGVPQASSA, translated from the exons atgtcAGACGTCGAGATCAAAGATCAGATTCCTGCccctgagcagcagcaggaggagcaggaggagcaggaggagcagcaagcGGCTCCAAGAGAAGAGGCCACCCCGacacctcccccagcaccGCCGTCTGGGTCCGATACCTCTCCCAAGGCGAaagctggagcaggagcagaagcCGCCGCTGCAAAGAAACGTACCGCTTCGACCTCTACCGCTGGTGTCCGCCGTCCAACCGGGACTAGCAGTGCCACTGGCAAGCCAGCTGCTGGAACCGCAACACGAATAGGCACCGCAGGTGGCTTGACTAGACCCTCGACGACACGGACGGCCGCTGGTTCTACGGTTCCCAAGCGCCCAGGCACCGCCGCTTCCTCTGTGTCCCATCGCTCCCAGCCTTCCCAGTCCGAAGATGAGAAGAAAAGGCCCACAGCTTCGGCGACACGCCGCACCTCGATCCTGCCCGGCGGTGCCGCTGACTCTCCGGGTAAGGCCAGCAGAACAAGTACCATTGCCGGTAGCACTGCCGCCGCCAGAAAGCCTGCGgccgccggcaccaccacggcaTCCCGGTCAGCTTCTGGCACGGTTCGAACAACAGCCACGACCGGCTCGGCTCCCCCGACTACCACACGCACTGCCACCAGACCACCGACCACCGGCGCCGTTGCCGATGCTAAGAAGAGATTGTCGACGGTCGGAGTCTCCACTGCTGGTGCCGCTCCCCGACATGCTGCTCGTCCCTCGTTGGCCTCGGGCACATCTGCCACAGCCGCCGCTGCGGCTGCCGAGTCTGCCAAGGAGAccgaggagctcaaggtcaagctgTCGTCTAGTGAGGCCGAAATCGCGGAGCTCGAGGCTCAGATTGCTTCTCGCCAGGCCAAGATTGACGAGCTCACAGAGCAATTGAGTGCCGCCCAGCAAGCGAAGCAGGAAGCTCCCGAGTCCGCCATCGATCAGGATGTCTTGGAAGCTCTCAAGACAGAGCATGCCGCCGTGATCGAGGAATTGAACAAGAAGGTCACAGAAACCGAAGAACAGCTGGCCTCCGTCCAGGCCGAGCTTACCGCCAAGCAAAGtgagcttgctgctgccgcaaGCGCCAAGGAAAcggccgaggccgagattgcTAGCCTCAAGCAGAAACTCGAGAGACGGCAGGCGGACCACGAGGCTGAGCTCAAGAACGCCAAGGAGAGCCTCTCGGGATCGGAAGAGGAGAATACTGCTAAGCTGGAGGCACTACGAAAATCCTTGAGTGAACAGTACGAGGCAAATGTTCACGCATTGAAGGAGAAGCATCAGGAGGAAATCCAGCAGGTCAAGCTCGAATCTGCCGGTACTCAGAAGGAACTGGTGGAGAGAGGAAACGAAATGCTCGAGGAGTTGCGTGAGAAGAATAAGCGTTTGGACAAGGAGGTGCAGGATGAGGTTGCGCGACTTAGGGAAGCGCTCGTagctgccgaggaggcgggaAATGTTATCAAGGCTGAGATCGCGGGCAAGAACGAAATAGTCGTTGCCTTGCAGACGCGTAACTCTGAGCTCGAGTCTGAACTCTCCGCCGTTCGGGACGGGCTCAGCAAGGCCCAGAGTGCTCACGCTGAGCTCGAGAAGATTATGGCCGgcttgaaggaggaggctgctgccaaAGAGGCTGCTTTTTCCAAGCTCAAGGAAGAGCATGCCCAGTTGACAGAGGATCATGCCAAGCTGACAGCTGCTCACGCCAGTCAAACCGACCACCACAATGAACAACTCAAACAGATCAGCCAGGACTACGaaaaggagattgaggatcTCCGTGGGGATGCCTTTTTCAAGAGAAAGTTTGAAGAATTGGAGGCCAAGCATGCCGAGCTTGTTCAGGCTCACGAGCAGGCCGTAGCAGGTCACGCACAAGCTCTTGAGGCTGCCAAAGCCGAACGCGACAATGCCATCAACGCGctgaaggccaaggaggaagaacatcaacaagctTTGGATGCTCTGCGTGCGAGCCATGCCGAAGAGCTGGAAGGCGCCAAGAGCGTCACAAGGCAGGCCCAGgaggcgggcgaggaggagattcaTTCTCTCAAGGAGAGCCACAGCAAGCAGATTGAGATattgaaggaggagagcaaaGCCAGTTTGGCCAAGGCGCTCGAGGATCTTGAAGCAGGCCACGCCGCCGAACTCGATGCCGTTCGGTCCGCTGGAGATGTCAGCCTCCAAACCCGAATGGAGCAATTCGAGAGGGAAGTCGAGGCCAAGCACGCTGAGCAGTTGGAGCAGGCGCTGCAAGAGGTCCGGGCCAAGCatgcggaggaggttgccaAGCTGACAGGCGACTTGCAAGCTGCCCAAGCCATGGCTGAGGAGCTGGAAGCGGTGCTGAAGGACAGCGAGGGGCAACGGGCTGAGGCCAAGGCCTTGATTGACTACCGCGAGGAAGAAATGGCCAAGCTTCAAGCCAAGTTTGCTGAACTGGAGGCATCGGTCAAGGAAATTCAAGCGAAAAATGCCGAACTCGAGGCAAAGAACGCCGAGTCTGTGACCAAGCACAATCTCGAGTTGGAAGCCGTCAATGCTCGTCACGACAGCCTCCTTGCCGAGATCAAAGCCAAGTATGCCGCTGATTCCGAGGCCCAGCTCAAGggcttggagaaggagcaacAGGCCAAAGCGGATGCTGAGGCGGCCGCTGAAGCTCTGAGGGCGGAGAACGTCAAGCTGCAGCAAgaggtggatgagatgggtGGCCAGCTTGCCATGGAAAAGATGGAAAAGTTCACTGCCCAGGCGGAATTGGACGCTGTCAAGAATGCCAAACAAGATACAAGTGAGATTAATGGCCTCCGCGAGCAGGTCAGCTTTTTCCAGGCACGCTACGACGCGGATGTGGCCAAGGCGCAGGAAGCTGCCAGCAAGGCCAGTGCTGAGGTTGCCGCTCTCGAGCAGGAGCTTGCTGCTGTTCAAAAGGATCTCGAGGAAGCAGAGAAGAaggtcgaggttggcaaGGCCGACTACAAGGATCTCCACGATATCTTTGTGGAACATGGCAACAGCAAGACGGCTCTGGAGAACGAcaaggccgagctggagaagcGTCTATCCGAGGTGGAACAGCGGCTCTCTGAGGCGGAGCAGCGGGTATCCGAGGCCGACAAGGAGGTTGCAGAGCTCACGGCGCAGCTCAAGATCCGGGAGGCCGAGCTTGCAGAGGTCAAG ACCAAGGGCGAACCCGCCAAGGGCCTCGCGGCGAGCCGGTTTGCGCAACCGGCGGAGGAGAATGGGAGCAATGGAGTACCCGCAGCGGAAGGTGAGCCTGAGCTGGACAACTCTTCGGCGGCGCTAGCTTCG ATCGCTAAAGCCCAGGCGGGAATCAGCCAGCTTGCCGAGCTGGACGACGACATTGCCAAGTCGAACCAGCGAATCCTCCAGTCCATCACGGACGGCGTGCCACAGGCGTCATCAGCCTAG
- the GLO1 gene encoding Lactoylglutathione lyase (COG:G; EggNog:ENOG503NVC4) gives MNSLRASQRLRFLVPSLQKKPSFVPPIFRGFATMASTTDVKNFKLNHTMSLALKFYNHLGLSLLKKLSFPDAKFDLYFLGYDAPGAVSHGKNLWDREGLIELTHNYGTENDPEYKINNGNVEPYRGFGHTCISVDNIQAACQRIEDAGYKFQKKLTDGKMRHIAFALDPDGYWVEIIGQRPVEETEGVRETDLGTYRMNHTMIRVKDAERSLEFYQKVMGMKLFRTHEAKEAGFNLYFLGYEGEQGAVVEGGDTAKREGLLELTWNYGTEKEEGFSYHDGNKGPQGFGHICVSVDSLEKACERFEGLGVSWKKRLTDGRMKNVAFVLDPDGYWVEIVQNERFADKANF, from the exons ATGAACTCGTTGCGGGCGTCGCAGCGGTTGAGATTTCTTGTTCCGTCACTGCAAAAGAAGCCGTCGTTTGTCCCACCAA TCTTCCGAGGATTCGCAACCATGGCGTCGACTACTGATGTCAAGAACTTCAAGTTGAATCACACGAT GAGTCTGGCTC TCAAGTTCTACAACCAcctcggcctctccctcctcaagaagctcTCCTTCCCCGACGCAAAATTCGACCTCTACTTCCTCGGCTACGACGCCCCCGGCGCCGTCTCCCACGGGAAGAATCTCTGGGACAGGGAAGGCCTCATCGAGCTGACGCACAACTACGGCACCGAAAACGACCCCGAGTACAAGATCAACAATGGCAATGTTGAGCCCTACCGTGGTTTCGGACATACTTGCATCAGCGTCGACAATATCCAGGCTGCCTGCCAGAGGATCGAGGACGCGGGCTACAAGTTCCAGAAAAAGCTCACGGATGGAAAGATGAGGCATATTGCCTTTGCGCTTGATCCGGATGGGTACTGGGTTGAGATTATTGGACAgaggccggtggaggagacggagggggtgagggagacggaTTTGGGGACGTATAGGATGAATCACACCATGATTCGGGTCAAGGATGCGGAGAGGTCGCTTGAGTTTTACCAGAAGGTTATGGGGATGAAGCTTTTTAGGACTCATGAGGCGAAGGAGGCCGGGTTCAACCTTTATTTCTTGGGGTATGAAGGGGAACagggggctgttgttgagggtggtgatacggcgaagagggaggggttgttggagctGACTTGGAATTACGggacggagaaggaggaggggtttagTTACCATGATGGGAACAAGGGGCCGCAGGGGTTTGGGCATATTTGTGTTTCGGTTGATAGCTTGGAGAAGGCGTGTGAGAggtttgaggggttgggggtgagctggaagaagaggttgacggatgggaggatgaagaaTGTGGCTTTTGTGTTGGATCCGGATGGGTATTGGGTCGAGATTGTGCAGAATGAGAGGTTTGCGGATAAGGCTAACTTTTGA